A single window of Acidimicrobiales bacterium DNA harbors:
- a CDS encoding enoyl-CoA hydratase, which produces MTGEAGADVGDGNIRVAETDGGVAEVVIDRPERRNALSWEMVRRMREVLGGLKEDPGTRVVVIKGAGDRAFCAGVDLAAMAPGVGEFELHNARGELAGLFEDLWSLGKPTVAAVRGFALAGGFGLALSCDLVVAADDAVFGTPEIDVGLWPYMITVPMLRSMPPRLALELMMTGRRMSAEEAERKGVVNLVVPADRLDDEVGRLASTLAAKSSAALALGRDSFYAVLDAPSRQALRHLQAALSVAARLEDAAEGIAAFREKRAPSWHDR; this is translated from the coding sequence GTGACAGGAGAGGCTGGAGCGGACGTCGGCGACGGGAATATTCGCGTCGCGGAGACCGATGGTGGCGTCGCCGAGGTGGTGATCGATCGACCCGAACGCCGGAACGCGCTGTCCTGGGAGATGGTTCGTCGGATGCGAGAGGTGCTCGGCGGGCTGAAGGAGGATCCCGGCACGCGTGTGGTCGTGATCAAAGGAGCCGGCGACAGGGCCTTCTGTGCCGGCGTGGACCTGGCGGCCATGGCTCCTGGAGTGGGGGAATTCGAACTCCACAACGCGCGTGGCGAGCTGGCGGGGCTGTTCGAGGATCTCTGGTCGCTCGGGAAGCCGACCGTGGCCGCTGTCAGGGGGTTTGCTCTCGCCGGCGGCTTCGGACTGGCTCTCAGCTGCGATCTCGTGGTGGCGGCAGACGACGCCGTGTTCGGCACTCCAGAGATCGACGTGGGTCTGTGGCCGTACATGATCACCGTTCCGATGCTCCGCTCGATGCCCCCGAGGCTCGCGTTGGAGCTGATGATGACGGGGCGCCGTATGAGTGCCGAGGAGGCAGAGCGAAAGGGTGTCGTGAACCTCGTCGTCCCCGCCGACCGCCTCGACGACGAAGTGGGGCGTCTCGCGTCGACCCTCGCGGCCAAGTCGAGTGCGGCTCTCGCCCTGGGTAGGGATTCGTTCTACGCGGTACTCGACGCACCGAGCCGGCAGGCGTTGAGACACCTGCAGGCCGCACTGTCGGTGGCCGCCCGACTGGAGGACGCAGCAGAGGGAATCGCTGCGTTCAGGGAGAAGCGAGCCCCATCCTGGCACGACCGCTGA
- the adh gene encoding alcohol dehydrogenase gives MRAAIVTAPGQPVEIREDVEIGEPGPGEVKIRMVASGVCHSDLSVQNGTLPLPMPIVPGHEGAGEVVAVGEGVTRLAVGDHVLTMFHPQCGECYMCRHDQGYQCEKGAATATGGLLDGTTRLSLDGKPLYQMAMCGTFAQEAIIPEISAVKVPRETPLDVAVLISCGVLTGVGAALNTADIREGDTVAVLGCGGVGLNVIQGARIAGAGEIIGIDTFDSKLEMAEQMGATKLVNASKEDPVSRVQQLSGGRGADVAFEVIGLEATINQAVAMTRNGGQTVLVGVPRVDVTLSLPVAFTFLFFNKTIKGSWYGSSNCDRDVPRLLDLHARGELKLEELISRRIDLAEVPEAFRAMEAGEVARSVITSF, from the coding sequence ATGAGAGCTGCAATCGTCACTGCACCCGGCCAGCCGGTCGAGATCCGCGAAGACGTGGAGATCGGCGAACCGGGTCCCGGTGAGGTGAAGATCCGTATGGTCGCGAGTGGTGTCTGCCACTCGGACCTGTCGGTGCAGAACGGCACGCTACCGCTTCCCATGCCCATCGTCCCCGGGCACGAAGGAGCCGGCGAGGTCGTCGCCGTCGGGGAGGGTGTGACGCGGCTGGCCGTCGGCGACCACGTGCTCACCATGTTCCATCCGCAGTGCGGCGAGTGCTACATGTGCCGCCACGATCAGGGCTACCAGTGCGAGAAGGGTGCCGCGACGGCGACGGGCGGCTTGCTCGACGGGACGACACGTCTCAGCCTCGACGGCAAGCCCCTGTACCAGATGGCCATGTGCGGCACCTTCGCCCAAGAGGCGATCATCCCCGAGATCTCGGCGGTGAAGGTCCCTCGGGAGACACCCCTCGACGTCGCAGTCCTCATATCGTGTGGCGTCCTGACGGGAGTCGGAGCCGCCCTGAACACGGCGGACATTCGAGAGGGTGACACCGTCGCCGTGCTCGGCTGCGGAGGCGTCGGACTTAACGTGATCCAAGGCGCGCGCATCGCAGGTGCGGGCGAGATTATCGGCATCGACACCTTCGACTCGAAGCTGGAGATGGCGGAGCAGATGGGTGCGACGAAGCTCGTGAACGCCTCCAAGGAGGACCCGGTCTCGCGGGTGCAGCAGCTCAGCGGCGGCAGGGGTGCGGACGTGGCCTTCGAGGTGATAGGCCTCGAGGCGACCATCAACCAGGCGGTGGCGATGACCCGCAACGGAGGCCAGACGGTGCTGGTCGGTGTGCCCAGAGTCGACGTGACCCTCTCCCTGCCGGTCGCGTTCACGTTCCTCTTCTTCAACAAGACGATCAAGGGGTCTTGGTACGGGTCGTCCAACTGTGACAGGGACGTACCACGCCTCCTCGACCTACACGCCCGGGGAGAGCTGAAGCTGGAGGAACTGATCAGCAGACGCATCGACTTGGCGGAGGTTCCCGAAGCCTTCAGGGCGATGGAGGCCGGTGAGGTGGCCAGGTCCGTCATAACCAGCTTCTGA
- a CDS encoding TetR family transcriptional regulator, with protein sequence MDEFARKGYHRTAVADIAEAAGVTKPVLYQHFPSKEQLFLEVLRDIAGKLEEAILDATSRAVGPRQQVEQGFRAFFRFVAERPSRFGILFSEATREIEAFRREVEGIEAALSEAIARLIVVEGIDDERRRLLAYGIVGMAEVTCRRWIAGEFAPSDAEGLAAQLADLAWRGLRGLGNPHR encoded by the coding sequence ATGGACGAGTTCGCCCGGAAGGGGTATCACCGCACGGCGGTGGCGGACATAGCAGAGGCCGCCGGTGTGACGAAACCCGTTCTCTACCAACACTTTCCTTCCAAGGAGCAGCTCTTCCTCGAGGTCCTCCGCGACATCGCCGGCAAGCTCGAGGAAGCCATCCTGGACGCGACCAGCCGCGCCGTCGGGCCACGTCAGCAGGTGGAGCAGGGCTTCCGAGCGTTCTTTCGCTTCGTGGCAGAGAGACCGTCACGGTTCGGGATCCTCTTCTCGGAGGCCACCAGAGAGATAGAGGCATTCAGGCGGGAGGTGGAGGGTATCGAGGCGGCGCTCTCGGAGGCCATAGCCCGTCTCATCGTCGTCGAAGGCATCGACGACGAGCGAAGGCGCCTTCTCGCCTACGGGATAGTGGGAATGGCCGAGGTCACCTGCCGCAGGTGGATAGCCGGGGAATTCGCACCCTCGGATGCCGAGGGTCTGGCCGCACAGCTCGCCGACCTCGCGTGGCGGGGGTTGAGAGGTCTCGGAAACCCGCATCGGTGA
- a CDS encoding acyl-CoA dehydrogenase translates to MGDTGPSFQLNEDQLTLQKWVHDFAEEVIRPAAPEWDEREETPWPIIQEAAKIGLYSLDFFANAFGDQTGLTLPIVNEELFWGDAGIGMAIVGTTLGLAAIASNGTPEQLFEWGPQCFGTPEKPALAAFCVSEPDAGSDVSSLRTTAVYDEAKDEWVINGRKLWITNGGIADVHVVVASVDKELGARGQASFVIPPGTPGLSQGQKFKKHGLRASHTAEVILEDVRVPGRCLLGGKEKLDERLARAREGKKSGEQAAMKTFEASRPVVGAQAVGIARAAYEYALEYAKERKQFGRPIIQNQAIAFMLADMKTEIDAARLLVWRAAWMSRNGVPFEAGEGSMSKLKAGRVAVWVTERAIQILGGYGYVREYPVERWHRDAKIYDIFEGTEQIQQLVIARAISGMRIE, encoded by the coding sequence CCGGCGGCCCCCGAGTGGGACGAGCGGGAGGAGACGCCTTGGCCGATCATCCAAGAGGCGGCGAAGATCGGCCTTTACTCACTCGACTTCTTCGCCAACGCGTTCGGCGACCAGACGGGCCTCACCCTCCCGATCGTCAACGAGGAGCTCTTCTGGGGCGACGCGGGGATCGGGATGGCGATCGTGGGCACCACGCTCGGGCTGGCCGCGATAGCGAGCAACGGTACTCCCGAGCAGCTCTTCGAGTGGGGGCCCCAGTGCTTCGGAACCCCCGAGAAGCCCGCCCTCGCAGCGTTCTGCGTATCAGAACCGGACGCCGGGTCCGACGTCTCCTCCCTGCGCACCACCGCCGTCTACGACGAGGCGAAGGACGAGTGGGTCATCAACGGACGCAAGCTCTGGATCACCAACGGCGGGATAGCCGACGTACACGTGGTGGTCGCGTCCGTCGACAAGGAACTAGGTGCGCGAGGTCAGGCCTCGTTCGTGATCCCTCCGGGAACGCCCGGTCTCTCCCAGGGTCAGAAGTTCAAGAAGCACGGTCTGCGGGCCAGCCACACCGCAGAGGTGATCCTCGAGGACGTGCGAGTTCCGGGGCGGTGCCTCCTCGGAGGCAAGGAGAAACTCGACGAGAGGCTCGCGCGCGCCCGAGAGGGGAAGAAGTCCGGCGAGCAGGCGGCAATGAAGACCTTCGAGGCTTCGAGGCCGGTGGTGGGAGCCCAAGCGGTTGGTATCGCCCGCGCGGCGTACGAGTACGCGCTGGAGTACGCCAAGGAACGCAAGCAGTTCGGGCGGCCGATCATCCAGAACCAGGCGATCGCCTTCATGCTCGCCGACATGAAGACGGAGATAGATGCCGCACGGCTGTTGGTCTGGCGTGCCGCCTGGATGAGCAGGAACGGCGTCCCCTTCGAGGCCGGCGAGGGTTCGATGTCCAAGCTGAAGGCCGGGAGGGTCGCCGTGTGGGTCACCGAGAGGGCCATCCAGATCCTGGGTGGCTATGGGTACGTGCGCGAGTACCCGGTCGAGCGGTGGCATCGTGACGCGAAGATCTACGACATCTTCGAGGGCACGGAGCAGATCCAGCAGCTGGTGATCGCGCGTGCCATCTCGGGGATGCGCATCGAGTGA